In Propionimicrobium sp. PCR01-08-3, one DNA window encodes the following:
- a CDS encoding amino acid ABC transporter permease, translating to MSAESASVLYDAPGPRTRALSRVFSVVAAVGIAALLSWLIWALGQPRTTVNGAQLTGVWSPERWDIFADGEVWEGLLIRGLLKGTLRAAGLAALLAILLGIALCFGRTAPQRWIRIPSTVVLEFFRGMPVLLMMLFILLALGTGGYWAVVLALAIYNGAIIGEALRAGLQALPAGQREAGLSLGLSRFATRIFIEFPQAFRQMLPIIVAQLVVLLKDTSLAYVVAYPEILRISNQLKDYYGSTQYSFSIFIVVLLIYLAVNISLSALARWIAHRSGPKAGTMTEDPVQALSGLNASGAATHRP from the coding sequence ATGAGTGCCGAGTCTGCGAGCGTCCTGTACGACGCACCCGGGCCGAGAACCCGGGCGCTGTCCCGTGTCTTTTCGGTTGTCGCGGCCGTCGGTATCGCGGCCCTGCTCAGCTGGTTGATCTGGGCCTTGGGCCAGCCGCGCACCACGGTCAACGGGGCGCAGCTGACCGGGGTGTGGTCGCCGGAGCGCTGGGACATCTTCGCCGACGGCGAGGTGTGGGAAGGCCTGCTGATTCGCGGCCTGCTCAAGGGCACGCTGCGCGCGGCCGGTCTTGCGGCGCTACTTGCCATTCTGCTCGGTATCGCCCTGTGTTTCGGACGCACCGCCCCGCAGCGATGGATCCGGATTCCCTCGACGGTCGTGCTCGAGTTCTTCCGGGGCATGCCGGTGCTGCTGATGATGCTCTTCATTCTGCTGGCACTGGGCACCGGCGGATATTGGGCGGTGGTGTTGGCGCTGGCCATCTACAACGGCGCGATCATCGGCGAGGCTCTGCGGGCAGGATTACAGGCCCTGCCCGCGGGGCAGCGTGAGGCGGGTCTGTCCTTGGGGCTGAGCCGCTTCGCGACGCGGATCTTCATCGAGTTTCCGCAGGCCTTCCGGCAGATGTTGCCGATCATCGTCGCGCAGCTGGTGGTGCTGCTGAAGGACACTTCACTCGCCTACGTGGTGGCCTATCCGGAGATTCTGCGGATCTCGAATCAGCTGAAGGACTACTACGGTTCGACGCAGTACTCTTTCTCGATCTTCATCGTCGTCCTGCTGATCTACCTGGCCGTGAACATCTCGCTGTCGGCATTGGCCCGTTGGATCGCGCACCGCTCGGGCCCGAAAGCGGGCACCATGACCGAAGATCCGGTGCAGGCGCTCAGCGGCTTGAACGCATCAGGTGCTGCTACTCATCGGCCTTGA
- the xseA gene encoding exodeoxyribonuclease VII large subunit, whose protein sequence is MATTPPSSARNSPDTPQPLGAVIEQVRGWVERCGWIWVTGQVIELRRRQAATQFLTLRDSRAENSATITCSTQVLDAAGPLTEGMTVVACLTPRVWTKTTRLSFECSELRIAGEGQLLVQLEQLKRKLQAEGLFDPVRKKRLPFLPRRIGLVTGANSAAERDVLANLRKRWPGVQVQVRHALVQGPDSASDVMAGLAELDADAAIELIIIARGGGSLEDLLPFSNEGLVRAVAAARTPVISAIGHEPDSPILDLVADRRASTPTEAAKIAVPDAREQSEQLAVQLSRLRQAIITRVRNEQDWLTQLVSRPVLRDPSGSFASHQEWLDGYRHRLGRAIDQQLGNERTALAHAVTRIRSMSPKATLERGYAIVADAEGGSVTSVNDADPGDQLLLYLSDGQLFVEVDYQEEDS, encoded by the coding sequence ATGGCCACTACCCCACCCAGCAGCGCACGCAACTCCCCCGACACGCCACAGCCACTTGGCGCGGTCATCGAGCAGGTGCGCGGCTGGGTCGAACGCTGCGGCTGGATCTGGGTCACCGGGCAGGTCATCGAGTTACGACGCAGACAAGCAGCAACCCAGTTCTTGACTTTGCGCGATTCGCGAGCCGAGAATTCGGCAACCATCACGTGCAGCACCCAGGTGTTGGACGCCGCAGGTCCGCTCACCGAAGGCATGACCGTCGTGGCCTGCCTCACTCCGCGGGTCTGGACAAAAACCACCCGATTGTCGTTCGAGTGCTCCGAACTGCGGATCGCCGGCGAGGGCCAGCTGCTGGTGCAACTCGAACAGCTGAAGCGAAAACTGCAGGCCGAAGGCCTCTTCGACCCGGTACGCAAGAAACGGCTCCCATTTCTGCCGCGCCGGATCGGGCTGGTCACCGGCGCCAACAGCGCCGCCGAACGTGACGTGCTGGCCAATCTCCGCAAGCGGTGGCCGGGCGTCCAGGTGCAGGTGCGGCACGCGTTGGTGCAGGGGCCGGACTCCGCGTCCGATGTGATGGCCGGACTGGCCGAGCTGGACGCGGACGCTGCCATCGAGTTGATCATCATTGCTCGTGGTGGCGGTTCGCTGGAGGACCTGCTGCCGTTCAGCAATGAGGGTTTGGTGCGCGCGGTCGCTGCCGCGCGTACCCCGGTGATCAGTGCCATCGGCCACGAGCCGGACAGCCCCATCCTCGATCTGGTGGCGGATCGCCGCGCCTCGACGCCGACCGAGGCCGCGAAGATCGCCGTGCCGGACGCCCGTGAGCAGTCCGAGCAGCTTGCGGTGCAGCTGAGCCGGCTGCGGCAGGCGATCATCACCCGGGTGCGAAATGAACAAGATTGGCTCACCCAGCTGGTCTCACGTCCGGTGCTGCGCGACCCGTCGGGAAGCTTCGCCTCCCACCAGGAATGGCTGGACGGCTACCGGCATCGGCTGGGCCGGGCCATCGATCAGCAGCTCGGCAATGAGCGCACTGCCCTGGCCCATGCGGTGACCCGGATTCGTTCGATGTCACCGAAGGCGACTCTGGAACGCGGTTACGCGATCGTCGCCGATGCCGAGGGCGGCTCGGTCACCTCGGTCAATGACGCCGATCCGGGCGACCAGTTGCTGCTGTATCTGAGTGACGGGCAGCTGTTCGTCGAGGTCGACTATCAGGAGGAAGATTCATGA
- a CDS encoding hemolysin III family protein, which translates to MAVDDRTGATVVVTEVKPKLRGVLHLINTPLALVGGLVLLIAAGSVPLRMACAVWTLTAIMLFGNSALYHRGRWSVKVAAILRRIDHSNIAVFIAGTYTPLAVALLNGASQALLLGLIWGAAVLDVAFRVLWMGAPRWLYVALYLVMGWAAIFWMPQLSAAGGPAVVILLVLGGLFYSAGAVIYALKRPNPSLTWFGFHEIFHAGTVLGALCHWAAILIAVL; encoded by the coding sequence ATAGCCGTTGATGACCGGACCGGAGCAACCGTCGTTGTGACCGAGGTCAAACCGAAGCTGCGGGGCGTTCTGCACCTGATCAACACGCCGCTTGCCCTTGTCGGCGGGCTGGTGCTGCTGATCGCTGCCGGCTCTGTGCCCTTGCGGATGGCCTGTGCCGTGTGGACGCTGACCGCAATCATGCTCTTTGGCAACTCGGCGCTCTATCACCGCGGACGCTGGAGTGTGAAGGTCGCCGCAATTCTGCGCCGTATTGATCACTCCAATATCGCGGTTTTCATCGCCGGCACCTACACCCCGCTCGCCGTCGCATTGTTGAACGGCGCCTCGCAGGCTTTGCTGCTGGGGTTGATCTGGGGCGCTGCGGTGCTCGATGTCGCATTTCGGGTGCTGTGGATGGGCGCACCCAGGTGGCTCTACGTTGCGCTCTACCTGGTGATGGGGTGGGCAGCGATCTTCTGGATGCCACAGCTTTCGGCTGCTGGCGGGCCGGCGGTGGTGATCTTGTTGGTTCTCGGTGGGCTGTTCTATTCGGCAGGCGCAGTGATCTACGCGCTGAAAAGGCCCAATCCGAGCCTGACATGGTTCGGATTTCACGAGATCTTTCACGCCGGCACCGTGCTCGGAGCGCTCTGCCACTGGGCCGCCATCCTGATCGCGGTGCTGTAA
- the greA gene encoding transcription elongation factor GreA: MAEQETVWLTRDAFEKLSNELDHLKTHGRPEVAAKIAAAREEGDLSENGGYHAARDEQGQMEGRIAQLEQMLRQAKVGEVPENPNEVAVGTLVTIAYFDDEDDTEKFLLGSREMLGLDDDIETHVFSPQSPLGGAVLGAAKGDKVSYEAPNGKTIDVTIVDVAPFKG, translated from the coding sequence ATGGCTGAACAAGAGACGGTGTGGCTGACACGTGACGCTTTCGAGAAGCTGTCGAACGAGCTGGACCACCTCAAGACGCATGGTCGCCCCGAGGTGGCAGCCAAGATCGCTGCGGCTCGCGAAGAGGGCGACCTGTCAGAAAACGGCGGATACCATGCGGCCCGCGACGAGCAGGGCCAGATGGAAGGCAGAATCGCTCAGCTCGAGCAGATGCTGCGGCAGGCGAAGGTCGGCGAGGTGCCCGAGAATCCCAATGAGGTGGCAGTCGGAACCTTGGTGACCATCGCGTATTTCGACGACGAGGACGATACCGAGAAGTTTCTGCTCGGCTCCCGCGAGATGCTCGGCCTGGACGACGACATCGAGACCCATGTGTTCAGCCCGCAATCCCCCCTCGGTGGGGCAGTGCTCGGCGCCGCCAAGGGCGACAAGGTCAGCTACGAGGCTCCCAACGGCAAGACGATCGACGTCACCATCGTCGATGTCGCGCCCTTCAAAGGCTGA
- a CDS encoding thioredoxin domain-containing protein: MAQRLAHQASPYLRQHASNPIDWWPWGLQPFAEARRLDLPVLVSIGYSSCHWCHVMAAETFSDPAVADLLNGSFLAIKVDREEHPDVDQAFMRATQALTGQGGWPNTVFCTPDGKPFFAGSYFPPEPRFGLPSFSQVVQTLGQAWQERRMEVLDSARLIVNRLASLDRPSMVGTPDSELAPDRLTELVLADADPTHGGFGTAPKFPQAPILDALFVRTDQAANDAALFALEAMSRGGICDQVGGGFHRYAVDEGWEVPHFEKMLYDNALLLGTYTRGWLRAIPDDGTEQREIFERVVRGIVGWLEDEMRLEGGAFASSLDADSETDTGEHAEGAYYLWSPQLFDEYLGKDSRFAQGVFHVTHKGNLPAGAHAPTDGSGMSTLQFHGLPHPGRVANITAGLKAIRERRPCPARDDKVVAAWNGLLIDSLVRAGMVFGEPTWRELARACGEYLWTKHWDPDRQILARASMATDEGITRGADGVCSDYACVALGFLSLAQAVDPGWMEPAVALLERAVELFSSVDGGFCETTALHPGLFERPKRLADEELPSTTSVMEVALRSAARLTGRRDLLARADAAAMSLRPLLASSPRSSGWGLASLLARSEAERGWGPAEVVIVDESDHPAASPLAQAGWRLAPWGSVIVAGAPGTTGFGDLFADRTELDDEPTAYVCRGQSCQLPVTDWSNLRGLLWETS, encoded by the coding sequence GTGGCCCAAAGACTCGCGCATCAGGCCAGCCCATACCTTCGCCAGCACGCCTCCAATCCCATCGACTGGTGGCCGTGGGGGCTCCAGCCCTTCGCGGAGGCGAGACGCCTGGACCTGCCGGTGCTGGTGAGCATCGGCTATTCGTCGTGCCACTGGTGCCATGTGATGGCCGCCGAAACCTTCAGCGACCCGGCGGTGGCCGACCTGCTGAACGGCTCATTCCTCGCCATCAAGGTCGACCGCGAGGAACACCCGGATGTCGACCAGGCATTCATGCGGGCCACCCAGGCATTGACCGGTCAGGGTGGCTGGCCCAACACGGTGTTCTGCACTCCCGACGGGAAGCCGTTCTTCGCGGGCAGCTATTTCCCTCCGGAGCCTCGCTTCGGCCTGCCCTCGTTCAGTCAGGTGGTCCAGACGCTCGGGCAGGCATGGCAAGAACGTCGCATGGAAGTGCTCGACTCGGCCCGGCTGATCGTGAACAGGCTGGCCTCGCTCGATCGTCCATCGATGGTGGGCACTCCGGATTCGGAGCTCGCACCCGATCGCCTGACCGAACTCGTCCTCGCGGACGCCGACCCGACTCACGGCGGGTTCGGCACGGCGCCGAAGTTTCCGCAGGCGCCGATCCTGGACGCACTATTCGTGCGCACCGACCAGGCGGCCAACGACGCAGCATTGTTCGCCCTCGAGGCGATGTCGCGCGGCGGCATCTGTGATCAGGTCGGCGGCGGCTTCCACCGGTATGCGGTTGACGAGGGCTGGGAAGTACCCCATTTCGAGAAGATGCTCTACGACAACGCCTTACTGCTCGGCACCTATACCCGCGGGTGGCTTCGTGCGATACCCGACGACGGCACCGAACAGCGAGAGATCTTCGAGCGCGTGGTGCGCGGCATCGTCGGCTGGCTCGAAGACGAGATGAGACTCGAGGGCGGGGCATTCGCGTCCAGCCTGGACGCAGACTCCGAAACCGACACGGGCGAGCACGCCGAAGGTGCCTACTATCTGTGGAGCCCGCAGCTCTTCGACGAATACCTCGGCAAGGATTCCCGTTTCGCCCAGGGAGTGTTCCACGTCACACACAAGGGCAACCTGCCGGCCGGAGCGCACGCGCCCACCGACGGCAGCGGAATGTCCACTCTGCAATTCCATGGCCTGCCGCACCCGGGCAGGGTCGCCAACATCACGGCCGGGCTCAAGGCCATCCGGGAGCGCCGTCCATGTCCGGCTCGTGATGACAAGGTCGTCGCCGCCTGGAACGGTTTGCTGATCGATTCGCTGGTGCGGGCCGGCATGGTGTTCGGAGAGCCCACCTGGCGCGAGCTCGCCCGCGCCTGCGGCGAATACCTGTGGACGAAGCACTGGGACCCGGATCGTCAGATCCTGGCCAGGGCAAGCATGGCCACCGATGAAGGCATCACTCGTGGCGCAGACGGGGTGTGCTCCGACTATGCGTGTGTAGCGCTCGGTTTCTTGAGCCTGGCTCAAGCTGTCGATCCTGGCTGGATGGAGCCTGCGGTGGCGCTGCTGGAGCGCGCCGTCGAGCTTTTCTCCTCGGTTGACGGCGGGTTTTGTGAGACGACGGCCTTGCATCCGGGGCTTTTCGAGCGTCCGAAACGATTGGCGGACGAAGAACTGCCCAGCACGACCTCGGTCATGGAGGTCGCGTTGCGTTCGGCGGCCCGGCTTACCGGACGCCGCGATCTGCTGGCCCGGGCGGACGCTGCAGCGATGTCCCTGCGTCCGTTGCTCGCCTCATCTCCCCGATCGAGCGGTTGGGGCTTGGCGAGCTTGCTGGCCCGCTCCGAGGCCGAACGAGGCTGGGGACCCGCCGAGGTCGTGATCGTGGACGAGTCGGACCATCCGGCCGCCTCGCCGCTCGCGCAGGCCGGCTGGCGGCTGGCGCCCTGGGGCAGCGTGATCGTCGCAGGTGCTCCCGGCACCACCGGTTTTGGGGACCTGTTCGCCGACCGCACCGAATTGGACGACGAGCCGACTGCCTATGTCTGCCGGGGGCAGAGCTGTCAACTGCCGGTTACCGACTGGTCGAATTTGCGTGGGTTGCTCTGGGAGACCAGCTAG
- a CDS encoding exodeoxyribonuclease VII small subunit, translating to MSSPETEPQLTYEQARQQLAEIVTKLESGGVPLAESMQLWERGEQLAKVCQGWLDGAKAKIDAARAEQAGQAD from the coding sequence GTGAGCAGCCCCGAGACCGAACCGCAGTTGACCTACGAGCAGGCCCGCCAGCAGCTGGCAGAAATCGTCACCAAACTCGAATCCGGTGGCGTTCCGCTCGCCGAGTCCATGCAGTTGTGGGAGCGTGGCGAACAACTGGCCAAGGTATGCCAGGGTTGGCTCGACGGAGCCAAAGCGAAAATTGACGCCGCCCGGGCCGAACAGGCAGGGCAAGCCGACTGA
- a CDS encoding glutamate ABC transporter substrate-binding protein: protein MKLTRIAAGIVAATTALALSACGGGNAGSDKTFDEGTTMAKLVEAGSITIGTKFDQPLFGLMGPDGTPEGFDVEIGKIIAGELGLSEDNINWVETVSQNREPFIQNGQVDIVVATYTINDTRKEVIDFAGPYYIAGQSFLVPSGNPMNISDPADLGDATICTVTGSTSEKNIAEYTDKIITVDKYSDCLEPIRTGQADALTTDNVILAGLVSQNGDEFEVVDDTFTSEPYGIGLAKGDDEFRAFINDTLQAAYNDGRWEEAWTATAGTVLPTPEPPELDRY, encoded by the coding sequence ATGAAGCTCACAAGGATCGCCGCCGGCATTGTGGCTGCGACAACGGCGTTAGCGCTGTCTGCCTGTGGCGGGGGCAACGCTGGTTCGGACAAGACGTTCGACGAAGGCACAACAATGGCCAAGCTCGTCGAAGCCGGCAGTATCACCATCGGCACCAAATTCGACCAGCCGCTCTTCGGGTTGATGGGCCCCGACGGCACTCCGGAAGGGTTCGATGTCGAGATCGGCAAGATCATCGCCGGCGAACTGGGACTGTCCGAGGACAATATCAACTGGGTTGAGACCGTCTCGCAAAACCGCGAGCCGTTCATTCAGAACGGTCAGGTCGACATCGTGGTGGCCACCTACACGATCAACGACACCCGCAAGGAAGTCATCGATTTCGCCGGCCCGTACTACATTGCCGGCCAGTCGTTCCTCGTGCCCAGCGGCAACCCGATGAACATCAGCGACCCGGCTGATCTGGGCGATGCCACGATCTGCACGGTGACCGGGTCGACGTCCGAGAAGAACATCGCCGAATACACCGACAAGATCATCACTGTCGACAAGTACTCCGACTGCCTGGAGCCGATTCGCACCGGCCAGGCGGACGCGCTGACCACCGACAACGTCATTCTGGCCGGCCTGGTCAGCCAGAACGGCGATGAGTTCGAGGTGGTGGACGACACGTTCACCTCCGAGCCTTATGGCATCGGTTTGGCCAAGGGCGATGACGAGTTCCGCGCGTTCATCAACGACACTCTCCAAGCCGCCTACAACGATGGCCGCTGGGAGGAAGCCTGGACGGCTACCGCCGGCACCGTGCTGCCGACCCCGGAGCCGCCCGAGCTCGACCGGTACTAA
- a CDS encoding amino acid ABC transporter permease: MNAVFSNLDMYWAGFRVTLELLAVGGVGAMIIGTLVALLRISPIASLRGIATGYTEIMRNTPLTLVFFFIIVVLPALQIGLDSKVGAYLALSLYTSSFVAEAIRSGINGVPLGQAEAARSLGMRFGQTIALIILPQALRMVVPPLINVIIALTKNTSVAGGFLVVELFAVSKTLANNNGNAVIPILLGIACCYLIITIPLGQLANYVERKVAVQR, translated from the coding sequence ATGAATGCCGTGTTCTCGAATCTGGATATGTACTGGGCCGGATTCCGGGTCACTCTCGAGCTGCTGGCGGTCGGCGGCGTGGGTGCCATGATCATCGGCACCCTCGTCGCATTGCTGCGAATCTCACCGATCGCCAGCCTGCGCGGCATCGCCACCGGCTATACGGAGATCATGCGCAACACTCCGCTGACCTTGGTGTTCTTCTTCATCATCGTGGTGTTGCCGGCCTTGCAGATAGGCCTCGACTCGAAGGTCGGCGCCTACCTCGCGCTCAGCCTCTATACCTCGTCATTCGTTGCCGAAGCCATCCGTTCGGGAATCAATGGCGTCCCGCTGGGCCAGGCCGAGGCGGCGCGCTCTCTCGGCATGAGATTCGGGCAGACCATCGCGCTGATCATTTTGCCGCAGGCGCTGCGCATGGTGGTGCCGCCGCTGATCAACGTCATCATCGCCCTGACCAAGAACACATCGGTTGCCGGCGGATTCTTGGTCGTCGAGCTTTTCGCTGTTTCCAAGACGCTCGCCAACAACAACGGCAACGCGGTCATTCCCATCCTGTTGGGCATCGCCTGCTGCTATCTGATCATCACCATTCCGCTCGGTCAGCTGGCCAATTACGTCGAACGGAAGGTGGCGGTGCAACGATGA
- a CDS encoding GNAT family N-acetyltransferase, protein MNLRWPESQPVLGGDPVILRGWRSSDAQMVYEDCQDETLQEFTTVPSPYTMADAEEFVTLGPSLWQAHTGANFAITDPADAVIGAISLQNFNEPEASCEVGYWVADFARGQRVARRAVELIVGWGRVDLGLARLILKIRRENTASIAAALAAGATPTGVTVDEEARGVVHNFGIYEI, encoded by the coding sequence ATGAACCTTCGATGGCCTGAGTCACAGCCGGTGCTGGGGGGCGACCCTGTGATCTTGCGGGGTTGGCGTTCGTCCGATGCCCAGATGGTCTATGAAGACTGCCAGGACGAGACCTTGCAGGAATTCACCACCGTTCCGTCTCCCTACACGATGGCCGACGCCGAGGAGTTCGTTACCCTCGGGCCCAGCCTGTGGCAAGCACATACGGGAGCGAACTTCGCTATCACAGATCCCGCGGACGCCGTCATCGGTGCGATCTCCTTGCAGAACTTCAACGAGCCCGAGGCCAGCTGTGAGGTCGGCTATTGGGTGGCGGATTTCGCCCGCGGTCAGCGGGTGGCCAGACGAGCCGTCGAGTTGATCGTCGGGTGGGGACGCGTCGACCTGGGGTTGGCCAGGTTGATCCTGAAGATCCGGCGCGAGAACACCGCGTCGATCGCCGCCGCACTCGCCGCGGGGGCCACTCCGACCGGCGTCACAGTGGATGAAGAGGCTCGCGGGGTCGTCCACAATTTTGGCATTTACGAGATCTGA
- the mca gene encoding mycothiol conjugate amidase Mca, with translation MSIPLSAQAADGEQLRLLHVHAHPDDESSKGAATTAKYVAEGVRVVVATCTGGERGSVLNPKMDRPDVWANMPAVRNAEMTKAREILGVEQIPLGFIDSGLPEGDPLPPLPEGSFATYDPAVAAVPLVKVIRDLRPHVLTTYDENGGYPHPDHIQCHRVSMSALALAADPRYRTDLGPIWSVPKVYYQMGFHRLRYAALDAAMHEMGMDSPYAERLAQWDDRNYEHRITTRIACAEYFEVRDEALRAHASQIDPDGMWFSVPLEVQAKAWPTEDWQLVYSAFPTVIPEDDLFAGLRPAAPSEPDPSDLWVI, from the coding sequence ATGTCCATTCCCCTCAGCGCACAGGCTGCCGATGGTGAGCAGTTGCGGCTCCTGCATGTGCACGCTCATCCCGATGACGAATCCAGCAAAGGCGCGGCCACGACGGCCAAGTATGTGGCTGAGGGCGTCCGGGTAGTGGTGGCGACCTGCACCGGAGGGGAACGTGGTTCGGTGCTCAATCCGAAGATGGATCGTCCCGACGTGTGGGCGAACATGCCGGCGGTACGCAACGCCGAGATGACCAAGGCCCGCGAGATTCTCGGGGTCGAGCAGATTCCGCTGGGATTCATCGACTCCGGGTTACCCGAGGGCGATCCGCTTCCTCCATTGCCGGAGGGGTCGTTCGCGACCTACGACCCGGCGGTTGCAGCCGTGCCCTTGGTGAAGGTCATCCGCGACCTGCGTCCGCATGTGTTGACCACCTACGACGAGAACGGTGGCTACCCGCATCCCGACCACATTCAATGCCATCGAGTCTCGATGAGCGCGCTCGCGCTGGCCGCCGATCCCAGGTACCGCACCGATCTCGGACCGATCTGGTCGGTGCCGAAGGTCTACTACCAGATGGGCTTCCACCGGCTGCGTTATGCCGCCTTGGACGCTGCCATGCACGAGATGGGCATGGATTCGCCCTATGCCGAGCGGCTCGCGCAATGGGACGACCGCAATTACGAACACCGCATCACGACGAGGATCGCGTGTGCGGAGTACTTCGAGGTGCGCGACGAAGCATTGCGTGCCCATGCCTCCCAGATCGACCCCGACGGCATGTGGTTTTCGGTGCCGCTTGAGGTTCAGGCCAAGGCCTGGCCGACCGAAGACTGGCAGCTCGTCTACAGCGCTTTCCCGACCGTGATTCCCGAGGACGACCTGTTCGCCGGATTGCGTCCGGCCGCGCCCTCGGAACCCGATCCCTCGGATCTCTGGGTGATTTGA
- a CDS encoding amino acid ABC transporter ATP-binding protein, whose amino-acid sequence MSESAAERPLVEIRGVNKYFGSNHVLKDIDLDVNKGEVVIVIGPSGSGKSTLCRSINRLETIDSGEIRIDGVPLPEEGKQLAQLRSDVGMVFQAFNLFAHKTVLQNVTLAPIKVHRIPKPDAEKRALELLRRVGVADHANKLPAQLSGGQQQRVAIARSLAMDPKLILLDEPTSALDPEMINEVLDVMVELAKSGMTMLVVTHEMGFAQKAADRVVFMSDGAIVEQDSPEEFFSRPKSERAKDFLSKIL is encoded by the coding sequence ATGTCTGAGTCCGCAGCCGAGCGTCCGCTGGTGGAGATCCGGGGCGTCAACAAGTACTTCGGCTCGAACCATGTGCTGAAGGACATCGATCTGGACGTCAACAAGGGCGAGGTCGTCATCGTGATCGGCCCCTCGGGCTCGGGCAAGTCGACGCTGTGCCGCTCGATCAACCGGCTGGAGACGATCGACTCCGGCGAGATCCGCATCGATGGCGTGCCGCTGCCCGAAGAGGGCAAGCAACTGGCCCAATTGCGCAGCGACGTCGGGATGGTCTTCCAGGCGTTCAACCTTTTTGCGCACAAGACCGTGCTGCAGAACGTCACCTTGGCGCCGATCAAGGTTCACAGAATCCCGAAGCCGGACGCCGAGAAGCGGGCGCTGGAGCTGCTGAGGCGTGTGGGCGTCGCCGATCATGCGAACAAGTTGCCCGCGCAATTGTCGGGCGGCCAGCAGCAGCGTGTCGCCATCGCCAGGTCGTTGGCGATGGATCCCAAACTGATCCTCTTGGATGAGCCCACCAGCGCCCTCGACCCCGAGATGATCAACGAGGTGCTCGACGTCATGGTCGAACTCGCAAAATCGGGTATGACGATGCTGGTCGTCACCCACGAGATGGGCTTCGCGCAGAAGGCCGCCGACCGGGTGGTCTTCATGTCCGACGGGGCGATCGTCGAGCAGGACTCCCCCGAAGAATTCTTCTCCCGTCCGAAGTCCGAGCGTGCGAAGGACTTCCTCTCCAAGATTCTCTGA
- a CDS encoding isoprenyl transferase, whose product MAMDNAQSRLLRALDLMPRELKKPVYQLYESRLRTQLRHDALPQHVAVLADGNRRWARANAPGMPIAAGYQAGASKLKQFVTWCDEIGIPIVTLWVLSTDNLRRSQDDELMPLLDVIVGLVEDLAQARDYRIMVVGDLGLLPDGIAEALRRVVEETEHRQGMHINVAVSYGGRHELTDAVRSLLAEEAARGTSLAELAEHLEIDQISEHLYTRGQPDPDLIIRTSGEQRLSGFLMWQSAHSEFYFCEALWPDFRKVDFYRALRDYEQRERRYGK is encoded by the coding sequence ATGGCCATGGACAACGCGCAGTCGCGACTGCTCCGGGCGTTGGACCTGATGCCGCGCGAATTGAAGAAACCGGTCTACCAGCTTTACGAGTCGCGGCTTCGCACGCAATTGCGTCACGATGCCCTGCCCCAGCACGTCGCAGTACTGGCCGACGGAAACCGTCGCTGGGCACGCGCGAATGCTCCCGGTATGCCGATCGCCGCCGGCTACCAGGCCGGAGCCAGCAAGCTCAAACAGTTCGTCACGTGGTGCGATGAGATCGGTATTCCGATCGTCACCTTGTGGGTGCTGTCCACCGACAACCTGCGCCGCAGCCAGGATGACGAACTGATGCCGCTGCTCGACGTGATCGTCGGATTGGTGGAAGATCTCGCCCAGGCCCGCGATTACCGCATCATGGTTGTCGGGGACCTGGGCCTGCTGCCCGATGGTATCGCCGAGGCCCTGCGAAGGGTTGTCGAAGAAACCGAACACCGGCAAGGCATGCACATCAACGTTGCGGTCAGCTATGGCGGACGCCACGAGCTCACCGATGCGGTCCGTTCACTGCTCGCCGAGGAAGCCGCGAGGGGCACCTCTCTCGCCGAACTGGCCGAGCATCTGGAGATCGATCAGATCTCCGAGCACCTCTACACTCGGGGGCAACCCGACCCCGACTTGATCATCCGGACCTCCGGCGAGCAACGGCTCAGCGGATTCTTGATGTGGCAGTCAGCTCACAGTGAGTTCTACTTCTGCGAAGCACTGTGGCCCGATTTCCGCAAGGTCGACTTCTACCGGGCACTACGCGACTACGAACAGCGCGAGCGCCGCTACGGGAAATAG